One genomic segment of Catalinimonas alkaloidigena includes these proteins:
- a CDS encoding homogentisate 1,2-dioxygenase, translated as MAYYIQRGKVPPKRHTQFRKEDDSLYYEEVIGAEGFSGISSIAYHIHPPTSIEKVGETKEYAIQFADSKNMQHRHLKGASLSSGGDWLSGRKYIMGNEDVKLAICQPTENMNYYLRNASADELVYVHDGEGELWSPLGKVKFTAGDYVHVPRTITHQWKINLDKPSRFLVIESNSEVRFPKKYRNQFGQLLEHSPYCERDIKAPQAIEPIDEKGEFEVKILKHGQLHSFLYSYHPFDVVGWDGYMYPYAISIHDFEPITGRIHQPPPVHQMFEARNFVVCSFVPRLFDYHPKSIPAPYSHSNIDSDEVLFYAEGDFMSRKGVERASFTLHPGGMPHGPHPGTAEASIGKKGTEELAVMVDTFRPLKLTQQALEIEDQAYIYSWKI; from the coding sequence ATGGCTTACTACATACAGCGCGGAAAGGTTCCGCCCAAACGACATACCCAATTCAGAAAAGAAGACGATTCGCTCTATTATGAGGAGGTGATCGGAGCGGAAGGCTTTAGCGGCATTTCTTCTATTGCCTACCACATTCATCCCCCGACCTCTATTGAAAAAGTAGGTGAGACAAAGGAATATGCGATACAATTTGCCGACAGCAAAAATATGCAGCACCGTCACCTGAAAGGTGCCAGCCTTTCTTCAGGAGGTGATTGGCTGAGCGGACGTAAGTACATCATGGGCAATGAGGATGTAAAACTGGCCATCTGTCAGCCTACGGAAAATATGAATTACTACCTCCGCAATGCTTCCGCCGACGAACTGGTGTATGTACATGATGGAGAAGGTGAATTGTGGAGCCCCCTGGGAAAAGTAAAATTTACGGCTGGCGACTATGTGCATGTTCCCCGGACCATTACCCACCAGTGGAAAATTAATCTGGACAAGCCCAGCCGCTTTCTGGTGATAGAGAGTAATTCTGAAGTACGTTTTCCCAAAAAGTACCGCAATCAGTTTGGACAGCTTTTGGAGCATAGTCCTTACTGCGAGCGGGATATTAAAGCACCACAGGCCATTGAGCCTATAGATGAAAAGGGTGAGTTTGAGGTCAAAATCCTGAAGCATGGACAATTGCATAGCTTCCTCTACTCCTACCATCCTTTTGATGTGGTGGGTTGGGATGGTTATATGTATCCTTATGCCATCTCCATTCATGACTTTGAGCCTATCACCGGGCGTATCCATCAGCCGCCTCCGGTACACCAGATGTTTGAAGCGCGTAACTTTGTGGTCTGCTCCTTTGTCCCTCGTCTGTTTGACTACCACCCTAAGTCTATTCCTGCGCCATACAGCCATTCCAACATAGATTCCGATGAGGTGCTGTTTTATGCGGAAGGAGATTTTATGAGTCGCAAAGGGGTAGAGCGGGCTTCTTTTACCCTGCATCCCGGCGGCATGCCGCATGGACCACATCCGGGAACGGCAGAAGCCTCTATCGGCAAGAAAGGAACCGAAGAACTGGCGGTGATGGTAGATACTTTTCGACCGCTAAAGCTCACGCAACAGGCATTAGAGATAGAAGATCAGGCATACATTTATTCATGGAAAATTTAA
- a CDS encoding Glu/Leu/Phe/Val dehydrogenase dimerization domain-containing protein, with product MKKLLKEFEERKPEIVFEWNDPETEAEGWVVINSLRGGAAGGGTRMRKGLNRHEVESLAKTMEIKFTISGPAIGGAKSGINFDPDDPRKDGVLRRWYRAVTPLLKNYYGTGGDLNVNEVEEVIPITESYGLWHPQEGIVTGHYLSSDPQKIKQLGQLRQGVSKKLEDSHFTPCLAHKYTVADMATGYGVAQSVIHYYDLWEEKISGKRAIIQGWGNVGGAAAYHLAKYGIQIVGIIDRNGGLIKTEGFHFEEIRDLLLNRVQNTLTAKSLLSFEEVNEKIWQVGAEVFIPAASSRLVTQEQLNSMIECGLEVIAPGANVPFKDQEIFFGPIAEYADQHIALIPDFVANCGMARVFAYLMESEIEITDEAIFRDVSQTIREALEKIHQQNPQSVNIAKTAFEIALKELLQKDQHDEKEILMR from the coding sequence ATGAAGAAGCTATTAAAAGAGTTTGAAGAGCGGAAACCTGAGATCGTATTTGAATGGAATGATCCTGAGACAGAAGCCGAAGGTTGGGTAGTCATTAACTCATTAAGAGGAGGGGCTGCCGGTGGAGGTACGCGCATGCGCAAAGGTCTGAACCGCCATGAAGTAGAATCGCTGGCCAAAACCATGGAAATCAAATTCACCATCTCCGGCCCTGCAATTGGAGGTGCTAAATCAGGCATCAACTTTGACCCGGATGATCCCCGCAAAGATGGGGTGCTGCGCCGCTGGTACCGTGCTGTGACTCCGCTGCTGAAAAATTATTACGGGACCGGAGGTGATCTGAACGTAAATGAAGTAGAGGAAGTCATTCCCATCACCGAAAGCTACGGGCTGTGGCATCCGCAGGAGGGCATCGTCACCGGACACTATCTGTCTTCCGATCCGCAAAAGATCAAACAACTGGGACAACTCCGACAGGGTGTTTCCAAAAAGCTGGAAGACTCACATTTTACACCTTGCCTGGCTCATAAATATACAGTCGCGGATATGGCTACCGGCTATGGTGTGGCACAGTCCGTCATCCATTACTATGATTTGTGGGAAGAAAAAATAAGCGGCAAAAGAGCCATTATACAGGGTTGGGGAAATGTAGGGGGGGCTGCTGCCTATCATCTGGCAAAATATGGCATACAGATCGTAGGTATCATTGACCGCAATGGCGGACTGATCAAAACTGAAGGCTTTCACTTTGAGGAGATACGGGACTTGCTGCTGAACAGAGTGCAGAATACTCTGACCGCAAAGAGCCTGTTATCTTTTGAAGAGGTCAATGAAAAAATCTGGCAGGTAGGTGCGGAAGTGTTTATCCCTGCCGCTTCCTCCCGTCTGGTGACGCAGGAACAGCTCAACAGTATGATTGAGTGTGGGCTGGAAGTTATTGCGCCAGGCGCTAACGTCCCTTTTAAAGATCAGGAAATCTTCTTTGGTCCTATCGCAGAATATGCCGATCAGCACATTGCCCTTATTCCTGATTTTGTTGCCAACTGTGGGATGGCAAGAGTATTTGCCTACCTGATGGAAAGCGAAATTGAAATCACCGATGAGGCTATCTTCAGGGATGTGTCACAAACCATCCGCGAAGCGCTGGAAAAAATTCACCAGCAGAATCCCCAGTCTGTGAATATCGCCAAAACCGCTTTTGAAATCGCCCTGAAAGAGCTGCTGCAGAAAGATCAACATGACGAAAAAGAAATATTGATGAGGTAA